The following proteins come from a genomic window of Neptunomonas concharum:
- a CDS encoding cation diffusion facilitator family transporter, protein MSPPANRNKEAQKVTIIGAILDTLLGFAKIIIGVAANSSALIADGIHSFSDLLTDFMVVIVFHFSHEKPDEDHPWGHGRFETVGTVLLGCVLIAVAGAMAFESSMSLWENNSNLPTPGWGALLVAFLSIVSKEWIFRYTLAVGKRIQSDLLIANAWHSRTDSLSSIVVLIGIAGAMAGFPWFDKVAAIAVAAFVGKIGWDLTWTSIKELVDTALPEERVNELRETVAEVDGIISVHNFKSRSMGSKSLLEMHIQVPPYCSASEGHWIGDTAVMRLLQRFDDIGHVIFHIDTYDDEEENFCRILPLRKEIEQVLADAISPLLPQCTDYYLTLHYLHDLIEIELKLGKRASEQLNDSSLSLADLNSRLNESLTDYPWFSRLSIWQR, encoded by the coding sequence ATGTCGCCTCCAGCAAACAGAAATAAGGAAGCACAAAAAGTCACCATCATCGGTGCCATTTTGGATACCCTATTAGGATTCGCCAAAATCATCATTGGTGTTGCCGCCAATTCAAGTGCACTAATTGCCGACGGTATTCACTCCTTTTCTGATTTATTAACCGACTTTATGGTCGTCATTGTTTTTCATTTCTCCCATGAAAAACCCGACGAGGACCATCCATGGGGACATGGCCGCTTCGAAACAGTCGGAACGGTTTTGTTGGGGTGCGTACTAATTGCTGTAGCTGGCGCCATGGCGTTTGAAAGTAGCATGTCACTTTGGGAAAACAATTCAAACCTTCCCACACCAGGCTGGGGAGCCTTATTAGTTGCATTTTTATCTATAGTCAGTAAAGAGTGGATCTTCCGTTATACACTCGCTGTTGGAAAGCGCATACAATCAGATCTACTTATCGCAAATGCTTGGCATAGCCGAACAGACTCCCTTTCATCTATTGTCGTTTTGATAGGTATAGCAGGGGCTATGGCTGGGTTTCCTTGGTTCGATAAAGTAGCAGCAATTGCCGTAGCCGCCTTTGTAGGAAAGATAGGTTGGGACCTAACCTGGACCAGCATTAAAGAATTAGTTGATACTGCGCTTCCGGAAGAGCGGGTCAACGAGCTACGTGAAACTGTAGCTGAAGTCGATGGCATTATCAGCGTACATAACTTTAAAAGTCGTAGTATGGGAAGCAAAAGCCTGTTAGAGATGCACATTCAGGTTCCCCCCTACTGCAGCGCCTCAGAAGGTCATTGGATCGGAGACACCGCTGTAATGCGCTTACTACAGAGGTTCGACGACATAGGTCATGTCATTTTTCATATTGATACTTACGATGACGAAGAGGAGAACTTTTGCCGAATTCTTCCACTGCGCAAGGAGATTGAGCAGGTACTTGCCGATGCCATATCTCCCCTATTGCCCCAATGCACAGACTACTACCTAACGCTTCACTATCTCCATGACTTAATAGAGATTGAGTTAAAACTGGGTAAGCGGGCCAGCGAGCAACTCAATGATAGCTCCCTGTCACTCGCCGATTTAAATAGCAGGCTCAATGAGTCCTTAACGGACTACCCTTGGTTTTCTCGTTTATCAATCTGGCAACGCTGA